A genomic window from Treponema maltophilum ATCC 51939 includes:
- a CDS encoding adenylate/guanylate cyclase domain-containing protein: MKKLQKIVFSAFLFMSFAAFAQEEGAAYYPALKSSKDIIVMETSFDVYFDILFNTLAGNENLKPACRLAVPSNWNKAYSEFKGEETAFGCASYRLVLKGLKSNCRYAFYIKSTPSSSCAVYVDGKLLASSGTVSDAAEKFRPAYEPVYADFTSSHTGEAELVVQVANFVYRKGGIWLPFYFGEQDALYRYYNTEAGIIAFVCSMLLFLCIVCFTIFALNIKKRSPLYLGLFLLSLLLRMGITGFNILPLVFKNFPYSVLFKMEYSVLWIGPPAFLFFLYSMFKWMTKYRRLTYAYGILEAVLGLLTVCLPISIVNKLVPVFEIATIIGAVFCIVILIAGFFKREKHIAMYSLSVLVVALALLHEIMYLAVHGAIIYSYIPLAVLILAVVQFFTLAAQETELFSDRVVLIHKLKKLNDAYIRFVPREFLDMLNKRDITDVALGDYVQKDMGILFAQIYVRAGSQDITLEEEYDIFSTFSMVVSLLMPQYGGFVSKFLSRGLIALFPDGTQSVINCCFEIQERIDKLNEIRRSAGRPPVFVAMGIHYGKMILGTIGEISRLDDTVISDAVNTAARIESVSETLHYPVLASLEAIEKSNLAESADIALVPLGNIHVKGRIKLVLLFNCLPLERFRKNSKRATAPAYRLKKRGLLYMKVFKSRLIFLFYLCAAAALSAASVHDTAVLSAGRIFVSRPEKLASASIKLPGLWEFYWNEFIDPALFYSGNASEPSKPSASKPEPYALVKVPSVWNDIIGEREAKWGKGSATYHIRIENLKPNFRYAMYMFDRIGTAGNLYCNGKLAFSQGTPSVNYKETRSRRSMDIAVLESDADGIVDLVFHCSNYVYRIGGLWSSLSFAEEGFIRHRFTINLNYNFFYAGALLSIMLYHLFLFLFRKYDWPSFYFAFFAFTVFLRSISDDFSLLLLYVPAIPYALDLKISYTAVFAAPVFFMLHLMSLYSTDLKTGTKKAVAAKIVVIIGAAIGLAMWLSPIAIANYLVIPCLVYLFASIIVILVMIFSELRQSSVEIIVLSMLGVAVISFAAIYDTIITQLSRGTYANVHLLSYAFILFVLFQSLIAAIRHEQAASSIEVLSESLQKTNLSYMRFVPQEFLHLLEKGNITDVEMGNYTTRNVTLLCADIRNFTPISEQLGGKEVFDLLNACFTNIAPLIRTYGGFIEKYLGDCIIAIFPDNTSNIFQCAIEMQQKMQYLKTGKPITLRIGIGIHYGKVILGTTGSAERLSQVAVSEAVDTVMRLESLTKTYGKEILVSGSALNHAGTARSKEGFKFVKIDTKSLKKPLKDELFSLEIPETFDM; this comes from the coding sequence ATGAAAAAACTTCAAAAAATCGTTTTTTCCGCTTTTCTTTTTATGAGCTTTGCAGCTTTTGCTCAAGAAGAAGGCGCCGCGTATTATCCCGCGCTGAAAAGTTCGAAAGATATTATCGTAATGGAAACCTCGTTCGACGTATATTTCGACATTTTGTTCAATACGCTCGCGGGCAATGAAAATCTGAAACCTGCATGTCGTCTTGCCGTTCCTTCAAATTGGAACAAAGCCTATTCCGAATTTAAAGGCGAAGAAACCGCCTTCGGCTGCGCATCATATCGGCTTGTGCTGAAGGGCTTAAAGTCGAATTGCCGTTACGCTTTTTATATTAAATCCACGCCGTCGTCTTCGTGCGCCGTATATGTCGACGGAAAACTGCTTGCCTCAAGCGGTACGGTTTCCGATGCCGCCGAAAAGTTCCGCCCGGCATATGAGCCCGTATATGCCGATTTTACTTCATCGCACACGGGCGAAGCCGAACTGGTCGTTCAGGTAGCGAATTTCGTGTATCGTAAGGGCGGCATATGGCTTCCCTTTTATTTCGGCGAGCAGGACGCGCTGTACCGCTACTATAATACGGAAGCGGGCATTATCGCTTTTGTGTGCTCCATGCTGTTGTTTTTGTGCATAGTATGTTTTACGATTTTTGCGCTGAACATAAAAAAGCGCAGTCCCTTGTACCTCGGCCTTTTTTTGCTCTCCCTGCTTTTGCGTATGGGCATAACCGGATTCAATATACTTCCGTTGGTGTTTAAGAATTTTCCGTATAGCGTTTTATTCAAAATGGAATATTCGGTTTTGTGGATCGGGCCGCCCGCATTTTTGTTCTTTTTGTATTCGATGTTCAAGTGGATGACCAAGTACCGGCGCTTAACCTATGCATACGGTATTCTTGAAGCCGTACTCGGTTTGCTGACCGTCTGTTTGCCGATTTCGATTGTAAATAAGTTGGTGCCGGTCTTTGAAATTGCGACGATCATCGGAGCCGTTTTTTGCATCGTCATTCTTATTGCGGGATTTTTTAAAAGAGAAAAACATATCGCCATGTATTCGCTGTCCGTGCTTGTCGTCGCACTCGCGCTTTTACACGAAATTATGTACCTCGCAGTACACGGCGCGATTATATACAGCTATATTCCTTTGGCGGTTTTAATACTTGCCGTCGTTCAGTTCTTTACCCTTGCCGCGCAGGAAACCGAACTGTTTTCAGACCGCGTCGTACTCATACATAAATTAAAAAAACTCAACGACGCGTACATACGCTTTGTTCCGCGCGAGTTTTTGGATATGCTGAATAAGCGCGACATCACCGACGTTGCATTGGGCGATTATGTTCAAAAAGATATGGGCATTTTATTTGCACAGATTTACGTACGCGCGGGCAGCCAAGATATCACGCTGGAAGAAGAGTACGATATTTTCAGTACGTTTTCGATGGTCGTGTCTTTGCTTATGCCGCAATACGGCGGCTTTGTAAGCAAATTTTTAAGCCGCGGCCTTATTGCGCTGTTCCCCGACGGAACGCAAAGCGTAATCAACTGCTGCTTTGAGATACAGGAACGAATCGATAAACTCAACGAGATCCGCCGCTCGGCCGGCCGTCCGCCCGTTTTTGTGGCGATGGGCATTCACTACGGAAAAATGATTTTGGGAACCATCGGAGAAATTTCCCGCTTGGACGATACGGTTATATCCGATGCGGTAAATACGGCTGCGCGTATCGAAAGCGTGTCCGAAACCCTGCATTATCCGGTGCTCGCGTCTTTGGAAGCGATCGAAAAGTCGAATTTGGCTGAGAGCGCCGATATCGCGCTTGTTCCGCTGGGAAACATTCACGTAAAGGGCAGGATAAAATTGGTTTTGCTTTTTAACTGTTTGCCGCTCGAACGATTTCGAAAAAACTCGAAACGGGCGACAGCGCCGGCGTATCGCTTGAAAAAAAGGGGCCTGTTGTACATGAAAGTGTTTAAAAGCCGACTTATTTTTTTATTTTATTTATGCGCCGCCGCAGCTTTATCCGCCGCGTCCGTTCACGATACGGCGGTTTTATCGGCGGGAAGAATATTTGTTTCGCGTCCGGAAAAACTCGCTTCAGCTTCGATAAAACTGCCCGGTTTGTGGGAATTTTATTGGAACGAATTTATCGATCCGGCACTTTTTTATTCCGGCAATGCTTCCGAACCTTCAAAACCTTCCGCCTCAAAGCCCGAACCCTATGCCCTCGTTAAAGTGCCTTCCGTATGGAACGATATTATCGGCGAGCGCGAAGCGAAATGGGGCAAGGGATCCGCAACCTATCACATCAGGATCGAAAACCTTAAGCCGAATTTCCGTTACGCTATGTACATGTTCGATCGGATAGGAACCGCGGGCAATTTATACTGCAACGGAAAGCTTGCCTTTTCGCAGGGCACACCTTCGGTAAACTATAAAGAAACGCGCTCCCGCCGCTCCATGGATATCGCCGTGCTCGAATCGGATGCGGACGGCATTGTCGACTTGGTTTTTCATTGTTCAAACTACGTGTACCGTATCGGCGGTTTGTGGAGCAGCCTTTCATTTGCCGAAGAAGGTTTTATCCGCCACCGGTTTACGATTAATTTGAATTATAACTTTTTTTACGCCGGCGCTTTGCTGAGCATAATGCTGTATCACTTGTTTTTATTTTTGTTCCGAAAATACGATTGGCCGAGTTTTTATTTTGCGTTTTTCGCTTTTACGGTTTTTTTACGCAGCATTTCCGACGATTTTTCGCTTTTGCTGTTGTATGTTCCGGCCATACCGTATGCGCTCGATTTGAAAATCAGCTATACCGCCGTTTTTGCCGCTCCGGTATTTTTTATGCTGCATTTGATGTCTTTATACAGTACCGATTTGAAAACGGGAACAAAAAAGGCCGTTGCGGCAAAAATCGTTGTCATCATCGGTGCGGCTATCGGGCTTGCCATGTGGCTGTCCCCGATCGCTATAGCGAATTACCTGGTGATTCCCTGCCTTGTCTATTTGTTTGCAAGCATTATCGTGATTTTAGTTATGATTTTTTCCGAACTGCGCCAAAGCAGCGTGGAAATCATTGTTTTAAGCATGCTCGGCGTTGCGGTTATTTCGTTTGCCGCCATATATGATACGATTATTACGCAGCTTTCGCGCGGCACCTATGCAAACGTGCATCTTTTATCGTATGCGTTTATTTTGTTCGTATTGTTTCAGTCCCTTATTGCCGCAATCCGGCACGAACAGGCCGCTTCTTCGATAGAAGTGCTGTCGGAAAGTTTGCAAAAAACAAACCTGTCGTATATGCGCTTTGTTCCGCAGGAATTTTTGCACCTTTTGGAAAAAGGCAATATTACCGACGTCGAAATGGGAAATTACACGACGCGCAATGTAACGCTTTTGTGCGCGGACATACGCAATTTTACCCCGATATCGGAACAGCTCGGCGGCAAAGAAGTGTTCGATTTGCTCAACGCCTGTTTTACGAATATTGCTCCGCTTATCCGCACATACGGCGGATTTATCGAAAAATATTTGGGCGACTGCATCATTGCGATTTTTCCCGACAATACGTCGAATATCTTTCAGTGCGCAATCGAAATGCAGCAAAAAATGCAGTATTTAAAAACGGGCAAGCCCATTACGCTGCGCATCGGAATCGGCATTCACTACGGAAAGGTTATTTTGGGAACAACCGGTTCGGCCGAGCGTTTGTCGCAGGTTGCCGTGTCGGAAGCGGTCGATACGGTTATGCGTTTGGAATCTTTAACGAAAACCTACGGAAAAGAAATTCTCGTGTCCGGTTCTGCGCTGAATCATGCCGGCACGGCGCGCTCGAAAGAAGGATTTAAATTCGTCAAAATCGATACGAAAAGCTTAAAAAAGCCTTTAAAAGACGAACTCTTTTCGCTCGAAATTCCCGAAACTTTCGACATGTAA
- a CDS encoding ABC transporter ATP-binding protein, giving the protein MNEREKQHFNPAALKRLLSYMKAYKGRLVLVTICILLSAVASAASSMFLKTLIDGYIAPLLKAENPVFTGLLRALAAVGAVYLAGVCSSLVYSRTMVTIAQGTLKKIRDEMFTKMQYLPVRYFDTHTHGDIMSLYTNDTDTLRQMIAQSMAQLISSVFTIITVFCCMLYISVWLTILVCAALFFILKAIKLIAGKSAGYFMKQQESLAKLESYVEEMIHGQKVIKVFCREKPAIKEMREKNDTWKQNAGSANGYANTMMPMMNALGYVQYVIIAVLGAYMAIAHIPNLGIFGINVMTLGMIASFLTMSRNFTNPISQIANQFNSIVTALAGAARIFSFLDEESEKDNGYVTLVNAREENGVLTESENRTGLWAWKHPHGDGSLTFTKLEGRVVLDHVDFSYVSGKQVLYDITLFAEPGQKIAFVGETGAGKTTITNLLNRFYDIDDGKIRYDGININKIKKDALRRSLGVVLQDVNLFTGTVMENIRYGNPEATDEQCIEAAKLANADAFIRMLPQSYDTMLKNGGSGLSQGQRQLLSIARAAVSDPPVMILDEATSSIDTRTEALVQDGMDKLMAGRTTFVIAHRLSTVRNSDHIIVLDRGRIIERGSHDELIAQKGTYYELYTGAFEME; this is encoded by the coding sequence ATGAATGAACGCGAAAAACAGCATTTTAATCCGGCCGCGTTAAAACGGCTGCTTTCGTACATGAAAGCGTATAAAGGGCGTCTCGTTCTCGTAACGATATGCATCCTGCTCAGCGCCGTTGCGAGTGCGGCGTCTTCTATGTTTTTGAAGACGCTCATCGACGGCTACATTGCGCCGCTTTTAAAAGCCGAAAATCCCGTATTTACGGGACTCCTGCGCGCACTTGCGGCCGTCGGCGCGGTGTACCTTGCAGGCGTGTGTTCTTCTTTGGTGTACAGCCGCACGATGGTAACGATCGCCCAGGGAACGCTGAAAAAAATCCGCGACGAAATGTTTACAAAAATGCAGTACCTTCCCGTGCGCTATTTCGATACCCATACCCACGGCGACATTATGAGCTTGTACACAAACGATACGGACACGCTCAGGCAAATGATTGCGCAGTCGATGGCACAGCTTATTTCGTCGGTTTTTACGATTATAACGGTTTTTTGCTGCATGCTGTACATCAGCGTATGGCTCACAATCCTTGTCTGCGCTGCCTTATTTTTTATCTTGAAGGCAATCAAATTGATTGCGGGAAAAAGCGCCGGTTATTTTATGAAGCAGCAGGAATCTTTGGCAAAACTTGAAAGTTATGTCGAAGAAATGATACACGGACAAAAAGTCATTAAAGTTTTTTGCCGCGAAAAACCGGCAATAAAAGAAATGCGCGAAAAAAACGATACATGGAAACAAAATGCCGGAAGCGCCAACGGATACGCCAACACGATGATGCCGATGATGAACGCCTTGGGTTATGTGCAGTATGTGATTATCGCCGTACTCGGCGCATACATGGCCATAGCGCACATTCCCAATCTCGGCATTTTCGGCATAAACGTAATGACGCTCGGCATGATCGCATCCTTCCTTACCATGTCGCGGAATTTTACAAACCCCATTTCGCAAATCGCCAATCAATTCAATTCGATCGTTACCGCGCTTGCCGGAGCCGCGCGTATTTTCAGCTTTTTGGATGAAGAAAGCGAAAAAGACAACGGCTACGTAACGCTGGTCAACGCGCGCGAAGAAAACGGCGTTTTAACCGAAAGCGAAAACCGCACAGGTCTTTGGGCGTGGAAACATCCGCACGGCGACGGAAGCCTTACCTTTACAAAACTTGAAGGCCGCGTCGTTTTGGATCATGTGGATTTTTCGTACGTGAGCGGCAAGCAGGTTTTGTACGACATTACGCTCTTTGCCGAGCCCGGACAAAAGATCGCCTTTGTCGGCGAAACGGGTGCGGGCAAAACGACCATCACGAATCTTTTAAACCGCTTTTACGACATCGACGACGGAAAAATACGCTACGACGGCATCAATATCAATAAAATAAAAAAAGACGCATTGCGCCGCTCTTTGGGCGTTGTATTGCAGGACGTCAATTTATTTACGGGCACCGTTATGGAAAACATCCGATACGGCAACCCCGAAGCAACGGACGAACAGTGCATCGAAGCGGCAAAACTCGCGAATGCGGACGCCTTTATCCGCATGCTGCCGCAATCCTACGACACGATGCTGAAAAACGGCGGAAGCGGCTTATCGCAGGGCCAGCGCCAGCTTCTTTCCATTGCCCGTGCGGCAGTGTCCGATCCGCCGGTTATGATTCTCGACGAAGCGACTTCTTCGATCGATACGCGGACCGAAGCTTTGGTGCAGGACGGAATGGATAAATTGATGGCCGGACGGACAACCTTCGTCATTGCGCACCGGCTTTCAACCGTCCGCAATTCCGACCACATCATCGTGCTGGACCGCGGCAGGATTATCGAGAGGGGCAGCCACGACGAATTGATTGCACAAAAAGGTACCTACTACGAATTGTACACAGGCGCCTTCGAGATGGAATGA
- a CDS encoding ABC transporter ATP-binding protein, producing MIKTLIKSLREHKKGSLITIILSASEVVFEIVIPLCMSGLIDYGIDTGTMAKVWTYGAALFIFALLQLTTGIGAARIGAKAAAGFAANLRQDMYDNVQTFAFSNIDKFSSASIVTRLTTDVTNLQNAYQMLIRLAIRGPVMMIFSMCVSFSINKEISLIFLAVIPVLALLLGLIIRAVIPVFRTVFRSYDELNNIVQENIKGIRVVKTFNQETYETRKFKAVSKTIYELFSKGERFISFTSPLMQLCMYVCMILISWIGAKAIVASGNDASLGLTTGELTALITYSIQILMSLMMLSMVFAMITISGSSASRIVEILNEKADITSPENPVTEVADGSIRFDHVSFRYNRKADENVLKDIDFTIESGQTVGIIGGTGSAKTTLVQLIPRLYDVSEGALYVGGKNVRSYDLNALRGAVAMVLQKNELFSGTIKENLRWGNENASDEELESACRASCADEFIRAMSDGYDTHIEQGGANVSGGQKQRLCIARALLKKPKILILDDSTSAVDTKTDARIRQALADAIPGTTKIIIAQRVSSVQHADMILVMDEGKISAAGTHEELLAKSDIYRDVYLSQQKGSEDNE from the coding sequence ATGATTAAAACGCTTATAAAAAGTCTGCGCGAACACAAAAAAGGCTCTTTGATTACAATTATTTTATCGGCTTCGGAAGTGGTTTTTGAAATCGTTATTCCGCTGTGCATGTCCGGCTTAATCGATTACGGCATCGATACGGGAACCATGGCAAAGGTGTGGACTTACGGTGCCGCGCTGTTCATATTTGCGCTCTTGCAGCTTACGACGGGAATCGGCGCCGCGCGCATCGGCGCAAAAGCCGCCGCGGGCTTTGCCGCAAACCTCAGGCAGGATATGTACGACAACGTGCAAACCTTCGCGTTTTCGAATATCGATAAATTTTCTTCGGCTTCAATCGTAACGCGGCTTACGACCGACGTAACCAATCTGCAAAACGCATACCAAATGCTCATACGGCTTGCAATACGCGGGCCGGTTATGATGATTTTTTCGATGTGCGTATCCTTCAGCATCAACAAAGAAATCTCGCTTATATTCCTTGCCGTGATTCCGGTACTTGCCCTGCTTTTGGGTTTGATTATCCGCGCGGTAATTCCCGTTTTCCGCACAGTGTTCCGTAGCTATGACGAATTGAACAACATCGTTCAGGAAAACATAAAAGGAATCCGCGTCGTAAAAACCTTCAATCAGGAAACATACGAAACACGCAAATTCAAAGCGGTATCGAAAACAATCTACGAGCTGTTTTCAAAGGGCGAACGCTTCATCAGCTTTACCTCTCCGCTCATGCAGCTGTGCATGTACGTTTGTATGATTCTCATTTCGTGGATCGGCGCAAAGGCGATTGTCGCAAGCGGGAACGACGCATCGCTCGGGCTGACCACCGGCGAACTGACGGCCCTCATCACTTATTCCATTCAGATTTTAATGAGCTTGATGATGCTTTCCATGGTTTTTGCGATGATTACGATTTCCGGGTCTTCCGCGTCGCGCATTGTCGAAATTTTAAATGAAAAAGCCGATATCACAAGCCCCGAAAATCCGGTTACGGAAGTTGCGGACGGAAGCATCCGCTTCGACCACGTATCGTTCAGGTACAACCGAAAGGCCGACGAAAATGTTTTAAAGGACATCGATTTTACGATAGAATCGGGACAAACCGTCGGCATTATCGGCGGAACGGGTTCGGCAAAAACAACCCTTGTTCAGCTGATTCCGCGCTTATACGACGTGAGCGAAGGCGCTTTGTACGTCGGCGGCAAAAACGTACGCTCCTACGATTTGAACGCTTTGCGCGGCGCGGTTGCGATGGTGTTGCAAAAAAACGAATTGTTTTCCGGCACGATTAAAGAAAACCTGCGCTGGGGCAACGAAAACGCAAGTGACGAAGAATTGGAAAGCGCGTGCCGCGCATCGTGCGCCGACGAGTTTATCCGCGCGATGAGCGACGGCTACGATACGCACATCGAACAGGGCGGCGCCAACGTTTCGGGCGGGCAAAAACAGCGGCTGTGCATTGCGCGCGCTTTGCTCAAAAAACCGAAAATTCTGATTCTCGACGATTCAACGAGCGCGGTCGATACGAAAACCGATGCCCGCATCCGGCAGGCTTTGGCCGACGCTATTCCCGGCACGACGAAAATCATTATCGCGCAGCGCGTAAGTTCGGTGCAGCACGCGGATATGATCCTCGTAATGGACGAGGGAAAAATCAGTGCGGCCGGAACGCACGAAGAATTGCTCGCAAAAAGCGATATTTACCGCGATGTATACCTGTCCCAGCAAAAAGGAAGCGAAGACAATGAATGA
- a CDS encoding peptidase U32 family protein produces MAELLAPAGNTEALDAAIGEGADAVYLGLKSFNARLRSSNFAWNQFESAVQAVHKLGKKIYVTVNTVVEESETERLYRFLSYLDKIGPDAILVQDFGVVRMVQEFFPRLVMHASTQMNASSAAAVNLLSKEGIKRVVLARELQGEEIRSIRHNTASELEVFVHGALCVSESGLCLFSSYLGGKSANRGMCTQACRRYYETESGAGAKEKGYYFSPNDLQLIDRIPFLAETGVDSFKIEGRMKSAEYVGSVTAAYRYVLDHWREDKEGAVAAGKRMLATDFARAKTHFLFDGADSSKFLNPDQAGGTGIYLGKIDAVRTEKAAEPSAKAELSGAADAGSDNAGVSATGLSGSALAGTGSGSGAVQKFALLKGGSYDPESGDSIRIHKKDDSGRVSYKVQSVKKFANAKDRQESWISVPADASRGDSVYLLQTKSMSKRYKRVLASDLSQFRLQPGGERLPVLDLTPLQKETLSFFPEGTYIQVSTVSDLYAVAPEHPVRFIIELNTETRRSLIDKKEALPCGKKQVFISLDPFCPPKTQTVLENDIEALSALGFTQWVVNNPAHIALLKNKNVRIIGGSYLYTFNRWAVSWLENQNIDAFIMSYETSLKNLEAIFEGTQRSRMMICLFSYPALFRMRFTLPESYDFSWFADKEGMMFRALSTPDGSFVMPEQPFSIIDRMQHLRKIGFSRFLIDMSKTAVRRADIKVLMRALYKGEALPDTSRFNWKDGFYSALPLKTDTKGIKIKR; encoded by the coding sequence ATGGCGGAATTACTTGCTCCTGCGGGAAACACGGAAGCATTGGACGCGGCGATAGGCGAGGGCGCCGACGCGGTTTATTTGGGACTCAAAAGTTTTAACGCGCGGCTTCGCTCTTCCAATTTTGCATGGAATCAATTCGAATCGGCGGTGCAGGCCGTTCACAAACTCGGTAAAAAAATATACGTAACGGTCAATACCGTGGTCGAAGAAAGCGAAACGGAGCGTTTGTACCGCTTTTTGTCGTATTTGGACAAGATCGGCCCCGATGCGATCCTCGTACAGGATTTCGGCGTTGTGCGCATGGTGCAGGAATTTTTCCCGCGCTTGGTGATGCACGCTTCTACGCAGATGAACGCTTCGAGCGCGGCCGCGGTAAACCTGCTGAGCAAAGAAGGTATAAAGCGCGTCGTTCTTGCGCGCGAACTGCAGGGCGAAGAAATCCGCAGCATACGGCACAATACCGCTTCCGAATTGGAAGTGTTCGTTCACGGCGCGCTGTGCGTCAGCGAATCGGGGCTGTGCCTGTTTTCCAGCTATTTGGGCGGAAAGTCGGCGAACCGCGGCATGTGTACGCAGGCATGCCGGCGCTATTACGAAACCGAATCGGGCGCGGGCGCAAAAGAAAAGGGCTATTATTTTTCGCCGAACGATTTGCAGCTTATCGACCGCATTCCCTTCCTCGCGGAAACCGGCGTCGATTCTTTTAAAATCGAAGGCAGGATGAAAAGCGCCGAATATGTCGGAAGCGTTACGGCCGCCTACCGCTATGTGCTTGATCATTGGCGGGAAGACAAAGAAGGCGCCGTAGCAGCCGGCAAGCGCATGCTTGCAACGGATTTTGCCCGCGCAAAAACGCACTTTTTATTCGACGGCGCCGACTCTTCAAAATTCCTTAACCCGGATCAGGCGGGCGGCACCGGAATTTATTTAGGCAAGATAGACGCCGTGCGCACGGAAAAGGCTGCAGAACCTTCCGCCAAAGCCGAGTTATCCGGCGCAGCTGATGCAGGTTCGGACAATGCCGGTGTATCCGCGACAGGTTTAAGCGGTTCGGCTTTGGCCGGTACCGGTTCGGGCAGCGGCGCCGTACAAAAGTTCGCGCTTTTAAAAGGCGGCTCCTACGACCCCGAATCGGGCGATTCGATCCGCATTCATAAAAAAGACGATTCGGGGCGCGTCAGCTATAAGGTACAAAGCGTCAAAAAATTCGCAAACGCAAAGGACAGGCAGGAATCGTGGATAAGCGTTCCCGCCGATGCTTCGCGCGGAGATTCGGTGTATCTTTTGCAAACCAAATCGATGTCCAAGCGCTATAAACGCGTGCTCGCTTCCGACTTGTCGCAGTTCCGTTTGCAGCCCGGAGGAGAGCGCCTTCCCGTGCTTGATTTGACGCCTTTGCAAAAAGAAACTTTAAGCTTTTTTCCCGAAGGCACGTACATACAGGTGAGCACCGTTTCCGATTTGTATGCCGTTGCCCCCGAACATCCGGTGCGCTTTATTATTGAATTGAATACCGAAACGCGCCGCTCGCTCATCGACAAAAAAGAAGCGCTGCCGTGCGGGAAAAAACAGGTTTTTATTTCGCTCGACCCTTTTTGCCCGCCGAAAACGCAAACCGTTTTGGAAAACGACATCGAAGCGCTGAGCGCTTTAGGCTTTACACAGTGGGTTGTCAACAATCCGGCTCATATCGCGTTGCTCAAAAATAAAAACGTCCGCATAATCGGCGGGTCGTATTTATATACTTTTAACCGCTGGGCCGTATCCTGGCTCGAAAATCAAAATATCGACGCGTTTATCATGAGCTACGAAACGAGCTTGAAAAATCTCGAAGCGATTTTTGAAGGAACCCAGCGCTCACGCATGATGATTTGTCTGTTTTCGTATCCCGCACTGTTCCGCATGCGCTTCACGTTGCCCGAATCGTACGACTTCAGCTGGTTTGCCGATAAAGAAGGCATGATGTTCCGTGCGCTTTCCACTCCCGACGGTTCTTTTGTAATGCCCGAACAGCCGTTTTCGATTATCGACCGCATGCAGCATTTGCGCAAAATCGGCTTTTCGCGCTTTTTAATCGATATGTCGAAAACGGCCGTGCGCAGAGCCGACATAAAAGTTCTTATGCGCGCCTTATACAAGGGCGAAGCGCTGCCGGACACGAGCCGCTTTAACTGGAAAGACGGCTTTTATTCGGCGCTTCCTTTAAAAACCGATACAAAAGGTATAAAGATAAAACGGTAA
- a CDS encoding single-stranded DNA-binding protein produces the protein MNSLNSIILEGNIVQEPVLRETAKGTKVCSFSVMCMRTYKQDETYEKEISFFDIDAWGKLAELSIKNATKGRGVRVVGRLKQSRWVDAEDKNRAKVSIIAEHIEFKPVFKKPANGKDESGEEIAKEAAALKEPEYEEVSTF, from the coding sequence ATGAATTCACTTAATTCCATTATTCTTGAAGGCAATATTGTCCAAGAACCGGTTTTGCGCGAAACGGCGAAAGGCACCAAGGTGTGTTCCTTTTCCGTTATGTGCATGCGCACGTATAAGCAGGACGAAACTTACGAAAAAGAAATTTCGTTTTTCGACATTGACGCGTGGGGAAAATTGGCCGAATTGAGCATAAAAAACGCAACAAAAGGCAGGGGCGTGCGCGTCGTAGGCCGGCTCAAACAAAGCCGTTGGGTCGACGCCGAAGACAAAAACCGCGCCAAAGTTTCGATTATCGCCGAACACATAGAATTTAAGCCGGTGTTTAAAAAGCCGGCGAACGGCAAGGATGAAAGCGGGGAAGAAATCGCAAAAGAAGCGGCGGCACTTAAAGAACCCGAATATGAAGAGGTTTCGACCTTTTAG